In Paraflavitalea devenefica, the following are encoded in one genomic region:
- a CDS encoding isocitrate dehydrogenase (NADP(+)) — protein MAKKIKVANPVVELDGDEMTRIIWKFIKDKLILPYIDVDIKYYDLGVEHRDQTNDQVTIDAANAIKEYGVGIKCATITPDEARVKEFSLKQMWKSPNGTIRNILDGTVFREPIVINNIPRLVTNWTAPIIVGRHAFGDQYRATDTVIKGKGKLTMTFTPEGGGEPQTFEVYNFKGDGVAMTMYNTEESIIGFARSCFNMALSKKWPLYLSTKNTILKKYDGRFKDIFEDIYQKEFKAQFDAAGIVYEHRLIDDMVASALKWNGNFVWACKNYDGDVQSDTVAQGFGSLGLMTSVLVTPDGKTMEAEAAHGTVTRHYRDHQAGKPTSTNPIASIFAWTRGLAFRGKLDNNQALIDFCNAIEAVCIETVESGKMTKDLAVCIHGNKVKHGEHFLYTEEFLDAIDQNLKKKMGL, from the coding sequence ATGGCAAAAAAAATCAAAGTAGCAAATCCTGTTGTGGAACTGGATGGTGATGAAATGACCCGCATCATCTGGAAATTCATTAAAGATAAACTTATTCTCCCCTACATAGACGTAGATATCAAGTATTATGACCTGGGTGTTGAGCACCGCGATCAAACCAATGACCAGGTGACCATTGATGCGGCCAATGCCATCAAGGAATATGGTGTGGGCATCAAGTGCGCTACCATTACGCCGGATGAAGCCCGTGTAAAAGAATTCAGCCTGAAGCAAATGTGGAAAAGCCCCAACGGTACCATCCGTAACATCCTGGACGGGACCGTTTTCCGCGAACCAATCGTTATCAATAATATCCCCCGACTGGTTACCAACTGGACAGCGCCTATCATTGTAGGTCGTCATGCTTTTGGCGACCAGTACCGGGCCACAGATACCGTTATCAAAGGTAAGGGTAAATTAACTATGACCTTTACCCCCGAAGGCGGGGGCGAGCCACAAACTTTTGAGGTATATAACTTCAAAGGTGATGGCGTGGCCATGACCATGTACAATACCGAAGAAAGCATCATCGGCTTTGCTCGTAGCTGCTTCAACATGGCCCTCAGCAAAAAATGGCCCCTGTACCTCAGTACCAAAAATACCATCCTGAAGAAATATGATGGCCGCTTCAAAGATATTTTTGAAGACATCTATCAAAAGGAGTTCAAAGCACAGTTTGATGCGGCAGGCATCGTATATGAGCACCGCCTGATTGATGACATGGTGGCCAGCGCCCTGAAATGGAATGGCAACTTTGTATGGGCTTGTAAGAACTATGATGGCGACGTACAAAGCGATACCGTAGCACAAGGTTTCGGCTCCCTCGGACTGATGACCTCTGTACTGGTAACGCCTGATGGCAAAACCATGGAAGCAGAAGCTGCCCACGGAACAGTTACCCGTCACTACCGCGATCACCAGGCTGGCAAGCCTACCAGCACCAACCCCATCGCCTCCATCTTCGCCTGGACAAGGGGATTGGCCTTCCGCGGCAAACTGGACAATAACCAGGCGCTGATTGATTTCTGTAATGCCATTGAAGCGGTTTGTATTGAAACAGTGGAAAGCGGCAAAATGACCAAAGACCTGGCGGTTTGTATCCATGGCAATAAAGTAAAACATGGCGAGCACTTCCTGTACACCGAAGAGTTCCTGGATGCTATTGACCAGAACCTGAAGAAGAAAATGGGATTATAG
- a CDS encoding acylphosphatase yields MVQTVSIIVTGKVQGVFYRQSTKEKAMALGITGIVKNQPDGSVFIQATGDPGLLNQLIVWCRQGPSQAEVTSVQVETIEPRAFIGFTVQR; encoded by the coding sequence ATGGTACAAACCGTCTCTATTATTGTAACGGGTAAAGTGCAGGGCGTATTTTATCGCCAAAGCACCAAAGAAAAGGCAATGGCGCTGGGCATCACGGGTATTGTCAAAAATCAGCCCGATGGCAGTGTATTCATCCAGGCTACCGGCGATCCTGGCCTGCTAAATCAATTAATAGTCTGGTGCAGACAGGGGCCTTCCCAGGCAGAAGTCACCAGTGTACAGGTAGAAACCATCGAGCCGCGCGCTTTCATAGGCTTTACGGTACAGCGCTGA
- a CDS encoding 3-keto-disaccharide hydrolase encodes MTQRLLLIACFTSLSALTQAQQPNRAGGDPKLSEYYDPAIRVVAPGKTAADAPADAVVLFNGTDASAWESKDGGPIKWKVENGAMTVVSGTGIIRTKQGFGDCQLHIEWRTPAEVKGDGQGRGNSGIFLMGKYELQVLDSYNNKTYSNGQAGSIYKELPPLVNASRGPGEWQTYDIIFTAPVFYPDGTVKSQARITVLHNGVLVQNNMSIWGSTQYIGIANYEKHSDKEPIQLQDHGNPVSYRNIWIRPL; translated from the coding sequence ATGACCCAACGATTATTGCTGATAGCTTGCTTCACGTCCCTGTCAGCGTTAACACAGGCTCAACAGCCTAACAGAGCCGGAGGAGATCCGAAATTATCTGAATATTATGATCCTGCTATCAGGGTAGTGGCCCCGGGTAAAACGGCTGCTGATGCTCCTGCCGATGCCGTTGTATTATTCAATGGCACCGATGCCAGCGCCTGGGAATCGAAAGATGGCGGACCTATCAAATGGAAAGTGGAAAACGGCGCCATGACAGTGGTGTCAGGTACCGGTATCATACGTACCAAACAAGGTTTTGGTGATTGCCAGTTGCACATTGAATGGAGAACGCCTGCTGAAGTAAAAGGCGATGGTCAGGGACGCGGTAATAGCGGTATCTTCCTGATGGGAAAATACGAGTTGCAGGTATTGGACTCTTACAACAACAAGACCTATTCCAATGGACAGGCCGGTAGCATCTATAAGGAATTGCCGCCGCTGGTAAATGCCAGTCGTGGGCCTGGTGAATGGCAGACCTATGATATCATCTTCACGGCGCCTGTATTCTATCCGGATGGTACTGTGAAGTCACAGGCCAGGATCACTGTTCTTCATAATGGCGTGCTGGTACAAAACAACATGTCCATCTGGGGCAGCACCCAATACATTGGTATTGCCAACTACGAAAAACACAGTGATAAGGAACCGATCCAGTTACAGGACCATGGCAATCCCGTAAGCTATCGCAATATCTGGATCAGGCCATTGTAA
- a CDS encoding NAD-dependent epimerase/dehydratase family protein: MIRERILVIGASGQIGVELTLALRKIYGNANVVASDLREENDLLKGTGPYVSIDVMNKEMLHVQVIRQSITQIYLLAAILSATGEKNPNLAWNLNMQGLLNVLDIAREEKIYKVYWPSSIAVFGPTSPRQNCPQQTIIEPVTVYGISKYAGEFWCNYYHQRFGLDVRSIRYPGLISYKSAPGGGTTDYAVEIFHEALEEKKYTSFLKEDTYLPMMYMPDAIRGTIELMEAPASKISVRHSYNLSAMSFSPKEIGAEIKKHIPDLKLDYQPDYRQSIADSWPQSIDDSVATKDWGWKPEYDLPKMTKDMLENLKIEQGGVSKV; encoded by the coding sequence ATGATCCGGGAAAGAATACTTGTTATTGGCGCATCAGGACAAATAGGCGTAGAATTGACCCTGGCTTTACGCAAGATATATGGCAATGCGAATGTGGTAGCTTCTGACCTGCGGGAAGAAAATGACCTGCTCAAAGGCACCGGCCCCTATGTCAGCATTGATGTGATGAATAAAGAGATGCTGCATGTGCAGGTTATCCGCCAGAGTATTACCCAGATATATCTGCTGGCAGCTATCCTTTCCGCTACCGGCGAAAAGAATCCCAACCTGGCCTGGAACCTCAATATGCAGGGATTGCTGAATGTACTGGATATTGCCCGGGAAGAGAAGATCTACAAAGTGTACTGGCCCAGCAGTATTGCTGTATTCGGTCCCACTTCACCGCGGCAAAACTGTCCCCAGCAAACCATCATAGAACCTGTTACGGTATATGGCATCAGCAAATATGCCGGAGAGTTCTGGTGCAATTATTATCACCAGCGATTTGGCCTGGATGTGCGCAGTATCCGTTACCCGGGCCTGATCAGTTATAAATCTGCTCCCGGCGGCGGCACCACCGATTATGCGGTAGAGATCTTCCATGAAGCGCTGGAAGAGAAAAAATACACTTCTTTCCTGAAAGAAGATACCTACCTGCCCATGATGTACATGCCGGATGCTATACGCGGCACCATTGAGCTGATGGAAGCGCCGGCCAGCAAGATATCTGTACGCCACTCTTATAACCTGTCGGCGATGAGTTTCTCACCCAAAGAGATCGGCGCCGAGATCAAAAAGCATATTCCCGATCTTAAACTGGACTATCAGCCGGATTACCGCCAGTCTATTGCCGATAGCTGGCCGCAAAGCATTGATGATTCAGTAGCCACCAAAGACTGGGGCTGGAAACCGGAATATGACCTGCCTAAGATGACGAAAGACATGCTGGAGAACCTGAAGATTGAGCAGGGCGGTGTGAGTAAAGTATAA
- a CDS encoding PspC domain-containing protein produces the protein MNRLRFFIEWQAYGVCTAIGERMGIATSRIRTWFVYISFLTMGSPLIVYFVLAFWMNIKRYILSVRRNPLKYQ, from the coding sequence ATGAATCGTCTGAGATTTTTTATTGAATGGCAGGCTTATGGTGTGTGTACCGCAATAGGTGAAAGAATGGGCATTGCCACCTCACGCATTCGTACCTGGTTTGTATACATTTCTTTCCTCACCATGGGGTCACCTCTCATTGTTTATTTTGTTCTTGCATTCTGGATGAATATTAAGCGGTACATTTTATCCGTACGCCGTAATCCATTGAAATACCAGTAA
- a CDS encoding helix-turn-helix domain-containing protein has protein sequence MFQFDYTTSDYEQLLLKLAAQLEMPVHNNQVIFPASVANGSFLFLPLPSGLHACITNCTFNQDWFIHRKRNTTEEFYTLRFDELTIPGTLIVTIDEEKVKEKNTSKSIAYLTSSLFDWSYLGTQGGHYSSIGILFNKQWLARYLDINTVEDVLSTYISLKAENLNIEPLDSKYRQWMRTIMEVDEHNPLRLTIIQNRIMLMIERFFTHLYDKMKNPTFRVPLSPEDINRVMQIENILTKDIFQQAPSIQQLAKMVSISESKLKKDFKTMYGYPIYEYYQKARMQAAQDKLLTRKYSVKEVAMELGYANLSNFTIAFKKEFGVLPSQLLS, from the coding sequence TTGTTTCAGTTTGACTATACTACATCTGATTATGAGCAACTGTTGCTCAAGCTGGCCGCGCAGCTTGAAATGCCAGTGCATAATAACCAGGTAATATTTCCTGCTTCGGTGGCTAATGGCAGTTTTCTTTTCCTGCCATTGCCCAGCGGCCTGCATGCCTGTATTACCAACTGCACCTTCAACCAGGACTGGTTCATACACCGGAAGCGCAATACAACAGAGGAATTTTACACCCTGCGTTTTGATGAACTTACCATACCCGGCACCCTCATAGTGACGATTGATGAAGAAAAGGTAAAAGAAAAAAATACCAGCAAGTCCATTGCCTATCTCACCAGTTCCCTCTTCGATTGGTCGTACCTCGGCACACAGGGCGGGCATTATAGTTCGATTGGCATCCTGTTTAATAAACAATGGCTGGCCAGGTACCTTGATATCAATACGGTAGAAGATGTGCTATCCACCTATATTTCCCTGAAAGCAGAAAACCTGAACATTGAGCCACTGGATAGTAAATACCGGCAATGGATGCGTACTATTATGGAAGTGGATGAACACAACCCCCTGCGTTTAACTATCATCCAAAACCGGATCATGCTGATGATCGAACGTTTTTTTACCCACCTGTATGATAAAATGAAGAACCCCACCTTCCGGGTACCTTTATCACCGGAAGATATTAACCGGGTAATGCAGATAGAGAATATCCTTACCAAGGACATTTTTCAGCAGGCTCCTTCTATACAACAACTGGCCAAAATGGTTTCCATCAGCGAATCAAAGCTGAAGAAGGATTTTAAGACTATGTATGGCTATCCCATCTATGAATACTACCAAAAAGCCCGTATGCAAGCAGCTCAGGATAAGTTGCTTACCCGTAAATATTCAGTCAAAGAAGTAGCCATGGAACTGGGTTACGCCAACCTCAGCAACTTTACCATTGCCTTTAAAAAAGAGTTTGGTGTGCTGCCCAGCCAGCTTTTGTCATAA
- the kdsA gene encoding 3-deoxy-8-phosphooctulonate synthase, whose translation MEKMLKELFANQQYDEKNFFLIAGPCVVESEELLMEVADKVSGICKNLGIPYVFKSSYRKANRTSASSFTGLGDETALQLLKKTGEKYKLPVTSDVHAHDETALAAKYIDILQIPAFLCRQTDLLVAAAETGKIVNVKKGQFVSGPSMKFAAEKIRKAGNDKVILTERGNTFGYQDLVVDYRNIPWMKEHGTPVVMDCTHSLQQPNQTSGVTGGNPQLIGTIAKAAIASGADGLFIETHPNPAVAKSDGANMLKLDLLEGLLQQLVKLRKAVV comes from the coding sequence ATGGAAAAAATGCTTAAAGAACTGTTTGCCAATCAACAGTACGACGAAAAGAACTTCTTCCTGATAGCCGGGCCCTGTGTGGTGGAGAGTGAGGAGTTGCTGATGGAAGTGGCTGATAAAGTGAGCGGTATCTGCAAAAACCTGGGTATTCCGTACGTATTTAAGTCCTCTTACCGGAAGGCCAACCGCACCAGCGCTTCTTCTTTTACCGGCCTGGGCGATGAAACAGCCCTCCAATTACTGAAAAAAACGGGCGAAAAGTACAAGCTGCCGGTAACTTCCGATGTACATGCGCATGATGAAACCGCTCTGGCGGCCAAATACATTGATATTCTCCAGATCCCAGCCTTCCTTTGCCGGCAGACCGACCTGCTGGTGGCTGCCGCCGAAACAGGCAAAATTGTGAATGTGAAGAAAGGCCAGTTTGTAAGTGGACCCTCTATGAAATTTGCGGCCGAAAAGATCCGGAAAGCCGGTAATGATAAAGTGATCCTTACCGAGCGGGGTAATACCTTTGGCTACCAGGATCTGGTAGTAGATTACCGCAATATTCCCTGGATGAAAGAACATGGTACGCCGGTGGTAATGGACTGTACCCATAGCCTGCAGCAACCCAACCAAACCTCGGGCGTAACAGGTGGCAACCCCCAACTGATCGGCACTATTGCCAAAGCGGCGATTGCCAGCGGTGCGGATGGCTTATTTATAGAAACACATCCTAATCCTGCCGTGGCTAAAAGTGATGGCGCCAACATGCTTAAACTGGATTTGCTGGAAGGACTGCTGCAGCAACTGGTGAAACTGCGCAAGGCAGTAGTTTAA
- a CDS encoding Crp/Fnr family transcriptional regulator — translation MLNMLQKYIGRFITLSPEEMAALGKVMEVRSYGKKIRLIEPGQTEDYLHFVTKGLLRKYFYKGSEEVITQLAREGELISSSVSFFSGQPSAYVIETIEQSILFSLHKKDLENLYSRYPRIETLGRLLITDLFLQKEYWDLDRIRYDTKERFVRFVLENTDLFRRVPQKYLASYLNIKPETFSRLKHHLTKRIAETSAAN, via the coding sequence ATGCTGAATATGTTACAAAAGTATATCGGCCGTTTTATAACCCTTTCGCCCGAAGAAATGGCAGCCCTTGGCAAGGTGATGGAAGTACGTTCCTATGGCAAGAAGATACGCCTGATAGAGCCGGGCCAAACGGAGGATTACCTGCATTTTGTAACCAAAGGCCTGCTGCGCAAGTATTTTTATAAAGGCAGCGAGGAAGTGATTACCCAACTGGCCCGGGAAGGCGAGCTGATCAGCTCTTCCGTATCTTTCTTTTCCGGTCAGCCCTCGGCCTATGTCATTGAAACCATTGAACAATCCATCCTGTTTTCCCTGCATAAAAAAGACCTGGAAAATCTCTATAGCCGGTATCCCCGGATAGAAACGCTGGGGCGCCTGCTCATCACCGACCTGTTCCTGCAAAAGGAATACTGGGACCTGGACAGGATCCGGTACGATACCAAAGAGCGCTTTGTACGATTTGTACTGGAAAATACCGATCTGTTTCGCCGGGTACCACAGAAATATCTTGCCTCCTATCTTAACATTAAACCTGAAACCTTTAGTCGTTTAAAGCATCATTTAACTAAAAGGATTGCAGAAACATCTGCTGCGAACTAA
- a CDS encoding alpha-amylase domain-containing protein yields the protein MKHLVRKTCFSVLLYFFSTCFFTVQAQNPWNGKVIFQGFWWDYWNTNYPEGWSNYLADLSPRLRDIGIDGVWIPPSIKNAGTNSNGYSPFDQYDLGDKYQKGNLKTRLGNKNELLRMIAVLHANGMDAIQDVVFNHMDNAGSSTGAGGQDPSASANNDGNLYKNFRYASWSTPVTTELSAEYLARSGRWPKNWQNFHANSDHNCNSGDWCAAFFGPDICYYSGAYGQSSNATYNPVQTTDYMRTQTRNWFVWMKKQTGVDGFRFDAVKHFPHWALQDFLWNVKYSAGWANGGANMFAVGEYVGSASDLDTWINNVKTSNGGTEDMTGTFDFSLRQAVKDMVSAGGSYNLANIPGSQQTNRYRTVPFVNNHDTFRPIKDSTGNYTGWDAGNELGGGHIDPFDARLAAAYAITFAVDGSPQVFFEDLFNIGSTGKRYSHLPTSTTNLPVRDEIANIIWCHQKLNFKKGSYKVRWQASDLLIIERGYKSGPENSYAIIGVNDNWNTWQNANIQTDFGPNVQLHDYSGANSSDIWTDANGRVTIYVPPCDGSNVRRGYCIWGPAGVTGGFNPTQRSTTQEWEMANDLGDSHASSLQQGGALPASSTTLRTVGKVFDETGKTITVNLYPANTAQNLTLNLYNSSNTIVQTVSGTGNLTLTYTPSSTGLYAVKVKNTSAANPAQNVYVKVTYTAPKVANTSSYPARVGQQPGKPALSTEEPSIIVKNYPDPFSTVTTVSFTLPEKSLTNVQLYNLQGQLVRQVLNKELAAGKHQVDLQTPDLAPGIYMLKLTTGKETKLHRMLLSR from the coding sequence ATGAAACACCTTGTTCGCAAGACGTGCTTTAGCGTCCTCCTTTATTTTTTTTCCACCTGCTTCTTTACTGTACAAGCCCAAAATCCCTGGAACGGGAAAGTGATTTTCCAGGGCTTCTGGTGGGATTACTGGAATACCAATTACCCCGAAGGCTGGTCCAATTACCTGGCTGATCTATCCCCGCGCCTCAGGGATATCGGTATTGACGGCGTATGGATACCCCCTTCCATTAAAAATGCAGGGACTAATAGCAATGGCTATTCGCCCTTTGACCAGTACGACCTGGGTGATAAATACCAGAAAGGAAACCTGAAAACCCGGCTGGGCAATAAGAATGAATTGCTGCGCATGATCGCCGTATTACACGCCAATGGCATGGATGCCATCCAGGATGTAGTGTTTAATCACATGGACAATGCCGGCTCTTCCACCGGCGCAGGTGGACAGGACCCATCAGCAAGCGCCAATAATGATGGCAACCTGTATAAGAATTTCCGGTATGCCTCCTGGTCTACGCCGGTTACTACGGAATTATCAGCCGAATACCTGGCCCGTTCCGGACGCTGGCCCAAGAACTGGCAAAACTTCCACGCCAACAGCGATCACAACTGTAATAGCGGTGACTGGTGCGCTGCTTTCTTTGGCCCTGATATTTGTTATTATTCCGGCGCTTATGGTCAAAGCTCCAATGCCACCTATAATCCTGTTCAGACAACGGATTATATGCGCACCCAAACCCGCAACTGGTTCGTATGGATGAAGAAACAAACAGGGGTAGATGGCTTTCGCTTTGATGCAGTAAAACATTTTCCGCACTGGGCCCTGCAGGATTTCCTGTGGAATGTAAAGTACAGTGCGGGCTGGGCCAATGGTGGCGCCAATATGTTTGCCGTAGGTGAATACGTAGGCAGCGCCAGCGACCTGGATACCTGGATCAATAATGTGAAAACGAGTAATGGCGGTACAGAAGATATGACCGGTACATTTGATTTTAGTTTGCGCCAGGCCGTTAAAGATATGGTAAGTGCAGGCGGTAGTTATAACCTGGCCAATATTCCCGGCAGTCAGCAAACCAATCGTTATCGCACCGTACCGTTTGTCAATAACCATGATACCTTCCGGCCCATTAAAGATTCCACCGGTAATTATACCGGATGGGATGCCGGCAATGAACTGGGAGGTGGTCATATAGACCCCTTCGATGCCAGGCTGGCCGCGGCCTATGCCATCACCTTTGCAGTAGATGGTTCACCACAGGTATTCTTTGAAGACCTGTTCAATATTGGCAGTACCGGTAAAAGATATTCTCACTTACCTACCAGTACTACCAACCTGCCAGTACGTGATGAAATAGCCAATATTATCTGGTGCCATCAAAAGCTGAATTTTAAGAAAGGCTCCTACAAAGTACGTTGGCAGGCTTCGGATCTGTTGATCATTGAGCGCGGTTATAAAAGCGGACCGGAAAACAGTTATGCTATTATAGGCGTGAATGACAACTGGAATACCTGGCAGAATGCCAATATACAAACAGACTTTGGTCCCAATGTGCAACTGCATGATTATTCCGGCGCCAACAGCAGTGATATCTGGACAGATGCCAATGGGCGCGTTACGATTTATGTACCACCTTGCGATGGCAGTAATGTACGCCGTGGTTATTGCATCTGGGGACCGGCAGGTGTAACCGGCGGCTTTAATCCCACCCAGCGCAGCACTACCCAGGAATGGGAAATGGCCAATGACCTGGGCGATTCACATGCCAGTTCCCTGCAACAGGGAGGCGCTTTGCCCGCCAGTTCCACCACCTTACGTACTGTAGGAAAAGTATTTGATGAGACCGGCAAAACCATTACCGTCAATTTATATCCTGCCAATACCGCTCAAAATCTCACCCTGAATTTGTACAACAGCAGCAATACGATCGTGCAAACGGTGAGTGGTACCGGCAACCTTACACTCACCTATACCCCTTCTTCTACTGGATTGTATGCGGTGAAGGTAAAAAATACATCTGCGGCCAATCCAGCTCAAAATGTGTATGTAAAAGTTACTTATACCGCGCCCAAGGTAGCCAACACGTCTTCTTATCCGGCCAGGGTGGGGCAACAGCCAGGCAAGCCTGCCCTCAGTACAGAGGAACCTTCGATCATTGTAAAGAATTATCCTGATCCATTTTCCACTGTTACGACGGTGAGCTTTACCCTACCGGAAAAATCCCTGACCAATGTTCAGTTGTACAACCTGCAGGGACAACTGGTCAGGCAGGTTTTAAATAAAGAGCTGGCAGCCGGTAAACACCAGGTAGACCTTCAAACACCCGATCTGGCGCCGGGTATTTATATGTTGAAGCTTACCACCGGTAAGGAAACAAAGCTGCACAGGATGTTATTGAGCAGATAG
- a CDS encoding aconitate hydratase has protein sequence MVFDLDLIKKLYAAMPAHIAEARRLVGKPLTLAEKILYSHLFVPAGRAYERGKDYVDFAPDRVAMQDATAQMALLQFSTCGRSKVAVPSTVHCDHLIQAKTGATEDLKTALDVNKEVYDFLASISNKYGIGFWKPGAGIIHQVVLENYAFPGGMMIGTDSHTPNAGGLGMVAIGVGGADAVDVMAGLAWELKMPKLIGVKLTGKLSGWASAKDVILKVAGILTVKGGTGAIVEYFGEGADSLSATGKGTICNMGAEIGATCSVFAYDKKMAEYLKATGREEVAVLADGIREHLRPDEEVYADPAKYYDQLIELNLNELEPHVNGPFTPDLAWPISKFAEAVKANNWPEKLEVALIGSCTNSSYEDISRSASLAKQAIDKKLKTKAEFTITPGSEVVRFTIEKDGFLKTFDQIGGVVLANACGPCIGQWARHIDDPNRKNSIITSFNRNFAKRNDGFASTHAFVASPELVTAFAIAGNLTFNPLKDKLKNEEGKEVMLDEPTGVELPPKGFSVDDPGYQAPAADGSGVQVIVKPDSQRLQLLEAFTPWEGTDLKGLKLLIKAKGKCTTDHISMAGPWLKFRGHLDNISNNMLIGAVNFFNEKTDSVKNQLSGEYGAVPATQRAYKAAAIGTVVVGDENYGEGSSREHAAMEPRHLGVRAIVVRSFARIHETNLKKQGMLALTFANKEDYDKIQEDDTFDILGLTSFTPGTPLTLVANHADGSKDSIVLNHTYNAQQIEWFKAGGALNVIRRQFAGN, from the coding sequence ATGGTTTTTGATCTGGATTTAATTAAAAAGCTCTATGCGGCCATGCCTGCACATATTGCAGAAGCCCGTAGGCTGGTTGGCAAGCCATTGACTTTAGCAGAAAAAATATTGTATTCCCACCTGTTTGTTCCTGCAGGCAGGGCTTATGAGCGGGGCAAGGACTATGTGGATTTTGCACCAGACCGTGTGGCAATGCAGGATGCCACGGCCCAGATGGCCTTGCTGCAGTTCAGCACCTGCGGCCGTTCTAAAGTAGCCGTTCCTTCTACCGTACACTGCGATCACCTGATCCAGGCTAAAACAGGCGCCACCGAAGACCTGAAAACAGCCCTGGATGTTAATAAAGAAGTATATGACTTTTTAGCTTCTATTTCCAATAAATATGGCATCGGTTTCTGGAAACCAGGCGCCGGTATCATTCACCAGGTAGTACTGGAAAATTATGCTTTCCCCGGCGGTATGATGATCGGTACCGACTCCCACACCCCCAATGCGGGCGGTTTGGGCATGGTGGCCATCGGTGTTGGTGGCGCAGATGCAGTGGATGTAATGGCCGGGCTGGCCTGGGAATTGAAAATGCCCAAGCTGATCGGTGTAAAACTGACCGGTAAGCTCAGCGGCTGGGCTTCTGCCAAAGACGTGATCCTGAAAGTGGCTGGTATTCTTACCGTAAAAGGTGGTACCGGCGCTATTGTAGAATATTTTGGTGAAGGCGCCGATAGCCTCAGCGCTACCGGCAAAGGCACCATCTGTAACATGGGTGCTGAAATTGGCGCTACCTGCTCTGTATTCGCCTACGATAAAAAGATGGCCGAATACCTGAAGGCTACCGGCCGCGAAGAAGTGGCTGTGCTGGCCGATGGTATCCGAGAACACCTGCGCCCTGATGAAGAGGTATATGCAGATCCTGCAAAATACTATGACCAGTTAATTGAGCTCAACCTGAATGAGCTGGAACCCCATGTGAATGGTCCTTTCACACCCGACCTCGCATGGCCCATCAGCAAATTTGCTGAAGCGGTAAAAGCCAACAACTGGCCCGAAAAGCTGGAAGTAGCCCTCATCGGTTCCTGCACCAACTCTTCTTATGAAGATATCAGCCGTTCTGCCTCCCTGGCAAAACAGGCCATCGATAAAAAATTAAAGACCAAAGCTGAGTTTACCATTACACCGGGTTCTGAAGTAGTTCGCTTCACCATTGAAAAAGATGGTTTCCTGAAGACCTTTGATCAGATCGGTGGTGTGGTACTGGCCAATGCCTGTGGTCCCTGTATCGGTCAGTGGGCCCGTCACATAGACGATCCCAACCGCAAGAACTCTATCATTACTTCTTTCAACCGCAACTTCGCAAAACGTAATGATGGCTTTGCATCTACACACGCTTTTGTAGCTTCTCCCGAGCTGGTAACTGCTTTTGCGATTGCCGGTAACCTTACTTTCAATCCGCTGAAAGATAAACTGAAGAATGAAGAAGGCAAGGAAGTAATGCTGGATGAACCTACCGGTGTGGAACTGCCGCCGAAAGGATTCTCCGTAGATGATCCGGGTTACCAGGCGCCTGCTGCTGATGGTAGCGGTGTACAGGTAATTGTAAAGCCCGACTCCCAGCGCCTGCAACTGCTGGAAGCTTTCACTCCCTGGGAAGGTACTGACCTGAAAGGGCTGAAGCTGTTGATCAAGGCCAAAGGAAAATGTACTACCGACCATATCTCTATGGCTGGCCCCTGGTTAAAATTCCGTGGCCACCTGGATAATATCAGCAACAATATGCTGATCGGCGCGGTGAACTTCTTCAATGAGAAGACTGACTCTGTAAAGAATCAACTGAGTGGTGAATACGGCGCTGTACCAGCTACGCAACGTGCTTATAAAGCTGCCGCTATTGGCACCGTAGTGGTAGGTGATGAGAACTATGGTGAAGGCAGCAGCCGTGAGCATGCGGCTATGGAACCCCGCCACCTGGGTGTGCGCGCCATCGTTGTACGGAGCTTTGCCCGTATACACGAAACCAACCTGAAGAAACAGGGTATGCTGGCGCTCACTTTTGCCAATAAGGAAGATTACGATAAGATACAGGAAGATGATACTTTCGATATCCTGGGCCTTACCTCCTTTACGCCTGGTACGCCGCTTACCCTGGTGGCCAACCATGCCGACGGATCAAAGGATTCTATCGTACTGAACCATACCTACAATGCACAACAAATTGAATGGTTCAAAGCAGGTGGTGCGCTAAACGTGATCCGCCGCCAGTTTGCAGGGAACTAA